One region of Mangifera indica cultivar Alphonso chromosome 3, CATAS_Mindica_2.1, whole genome shotgun sequence genomic DNA includes:
- the LOC123212251 gene encoding MMS19 nucleotide excision repair protein homolog isoform X1 has product MAQLSQLSQHIESFVNLSSSPAHQAASLDAIVSLLKNNVLTIEKLVIEMDMYLTTTDDVTRARGMLLLGEVLSKLASKPLDDATIHSLIVFFSDRLADWKALRGALVGCLALVSRKSSGDVVTANDAKAVARSYLQNLQVQSLAQHDRKLCFELLEGLLQRFPDAIASLGEDLLYGICEAIDGEKDPQCLMLTFCIVEVVVRVFPDDLLASFASDLFEILGCYFPIHFTHSMGEDFDVKRDDLSTALMRAFSSTPLFAPFAIPLLLEKLSSSLPSAKVDSLKYLSSCTLTYGADCIAKHAGAIWSSIKDVIYFSLEHTLSFGLESLDGPGFQENAILQEALTLLQIVIKQNTDLFLSQIIADEDINFILKSISNFNSYNKIPMQSKQKLHAVGCILSVSVKASLSSCIRVIESFFPTLVNALGLSVRNLPQDCFPSDNYVFAERLNHAALYLCIELIAACRDVVSGSEQFMTESGFAHEKWCCLIQSFSVSLTKAFTFTLAKSAKEDAYDADAYFGVKGLLILGTFPGGFFTISKSIFEDILLTLTSIITLDFEKTLLWKLALKALVYIGVSVDRCHESEKKLSYMGIVIDKIVSLASFHDFSMPLPLKLEAISEIGASGANYLLKIVQGLEEAIFDNLSEISIHGNSQSAEIVVQLLECYSDKVFPRIHETGSFEEVSLRFALNIWGLLENCVAFSVQAHENGLLDATMKAMKLAIASCSVETQTIIVQRAYNVLSSGTSFPLKEPMVAIPIQLKGLQLTQEIDIGSSRDEWIYSLFASVIIALRPQTHIPNVRLVLQLFMTTMLKGNVPAAQALGSMVNKFVLNTNVIDVSSTCTLEEAMDIIFNMSLCSFDDIASSRIYGRMNNGGEMCLNSICRGVVNGRSLQIHAVTGLAWIGKGLLMRGHEKVKDITMILLECLLSNDQKGPLPVEQDSSEDSSKQGVHPSVMKCAADAFQILMTDSENCLCRKFHATIRPLYKQRFYSTIMPILQSLIMKSESSFSRSMLCRACAYIISDTPVVVILNEAKKVIPILMEGLSVLCNDVLDKQILYSLVLVLSGILTEKNGQEAILECAHIIINHLIGLISYSHMMLVRETAIQCLIAMSSLPQARIYPMRVQVLKAISKALDDPKRAVRQEAVRCQHAWAPVVSRNLQF; this is encoded by the exons ATGGCACAATTGAGTCAGCTGAGTCAACACATTGAGTCATTCGTTAACTTGTCCAGCTCGCCCGCCCACCAG GCTGCAAGTTTGGATGCAATTGTTTCTTTGTTGAAGAATAATGTATTGACTATAGAGAAACTG GTCATAGAGATGGATATGTATTTGACTACCACTGATGATGTCACTCGTGCAAGAG GCATGCTTCTTCTTGGAGAAGTCCTTTCAAAGCTTGCATCAAAGCCACTGGATGATGCTACTATACATAGCCTGATAGTATTCTTCTCAGATAGACTG GCAGATTGGAAAGCTCTACGCGGTGCACTTGTTGGTTGTTTGGCACTAGTGAGTAGGAAAAGTAGTGGTGATGTGGTTACTGCAAATGATGCAAAAGCAGTTGCTCGGTCTTATTTACAAAACCTACAGGTGCAGTCATTAGCACAACATGACAGGAAG CTTTGCTTTGAACTTTTGGAAGGCCTATTGCAACGCTTTCCTGATGCCATTGCTTCACTG GGTGAAGACCTTCTATATGGAATCTGTGAAGCTATTGATGGGGAGAAGGATCCACAGTGCTTAATGCTAACTTTTTGCATTGTTGAGGTTGTGGTGCGAGTATTTCCAGATGATCTGCTTGCAAGTTTTGCTAGCGacctttttgaaattttaggctGTTACTTCCCAATTCATTTTACGCAT TCTATGGGTGAAGACTTTGATGTGAAAAGGGATGATCTTTCAACTGCATTGATG CGAGCATTTTCCTCCACTCCTCTTTTTGCTCCCTTTGCCATTCCATTGCTCCTTGaaaaactttcttcttctttgccatCAGCAAAG GTTGATTCTCTGAAGTACCTCAGCAGTTGTACACTGACATATGGTGCAGACTGTATAGCGAAACATGCTGGAGCAATCTGGTCTTCGATAAAAGATGTGATATACTTTTCACTGGAGCATACTCTGTCCTTTGGTTTGGAATCACTGGATGGCCCTGGCTTTCAGGAGAATGCAATTTTACAAGAAGCTCTAACTCTTTTGCAGATAGTTATCAAGCAAAACACTGATTTGTTTTTAAGTCAGATTATAGCTGATgaagatataaattttattttaaaatccatctctaattttaatagttaCAATAAAATTCCTATGCAAAGCAAGCAGAAACTACATGCAGTTGGTTGTATCCTTTCTGTCTCTGTCAAGGCTTCTCTTTCCTCCTGCATTAGAGTTATTGAAAGTTTCTTCCCCACCCTGGTGAATGCTTTGGGGCTTTCAGTCAGAAACTTGCCTCAGGATTGCTTTCCAAGTGATAATTATGTGTTTGCTGAAAGGCTTAATCATGCAGCTCTTTATCTCTGCATTGAACTTATTGCAGCATGCCGAGATGTAGTATCAGGCTCTGAACAATTCATGACAGAGTCTGGCTTTGCACATGAGAAATGGTGTTGCTTGATTCAGAGCTTTTCTGTTTCATTAACTAAGGCCTTCACTTTTACCTTGGCAAAGAGCGCAAAAGAAGATGCTTATGATGCAGATGCATATTTTGGAG TGAAGGGTTTGCTGATTCTGGGCACATTCCCTGGTGGTTTTTTCACAATATCAAAATCCATATTTGAGGATATTTTATTGACATTGACATCAATTATTACTTTGGACTTCGAGAAGACTTTGTTGTGGAAGCTGGCGCTAAAGGCACTAGTGTACATTGGTGTCTCTGTTGATAGATGTCATGAATCTGAGAAGAAACTGAGCTACATGGGTATTGTCATAGACAAGATTGTTTCATTGGCGTCTTTCCATGATTTTAGTATGCCATTGCCTCTCAAATTGGAAGCAATTTCTGAGATTGGTGCAAGTGGAGCAAATTATTTGCTGAAAATTGTTCAAGGACTAGAAGAAGCTATATTTGACAATTTGTCTGAGATTTCT ATCCATGGGAATTCTCAGTCAGCTGAAATCGTGGTTCAGCTTTTGGAATGCTACTCAGATAAGGTGTTTCCACG GATCCATGAAACTGGAAGCTTTGAGGAAGTTTCGCTGAGGTTTGCTCTAAATATTTGGGGCCTTCTTGAAAATTGTGTGGCCTTCAGTGTCCAGGCTCATGAAAAT GGGCTTCTTGATGCTACAATGAAGGCGATGAAGCTAGCCATTGCAAGTTGTTCAGTAGAGACTCAGACCATAATAGTTCAAAGAGCTTACAATGTACTTTCATCAGGCACTTCTTTTCCATTGAAGGAGCCAATGGTCGCCATTCCAATCCAACTGAAAGGACTACAGCTTACTCAAGAGATAGACATTGGTTCCAGTAGAGATGAATGGATATATTCACTATTTGCATCAGTAATTATAGCACTTCGTCCTCAAACACACATTCCGAATGTGAGGCTGGTATTACAGCTATTTATGACAACCATGCTCAAGGGTAATGTTCCAGCAGCTCAGGCATTGGGTTCCATGGTTAACAAATTTGTTCTGAACACCAATGTAATAGATGTATCAAGTACATGTACCTTGGAAGAAGCCATGGATATAATTTTCAACATGAGTTTATGTAGCTTTGATGATATTGCTTCTTCAAGGATATATGGTAGGATGAATAATGGTGGTGAGATGTGTCTTAACAGTATTTGCCGTGGTGTTGTAAATGGTAGATCTCTTCAAATCCATGCAGTCACTGGGCTGGCATGGATTGGAAAAGGTTTGCTTATGCGGGGGCATGAAAAAGTTAAAGACATAACTATGATTCTCTTAGAGTGCTTATTATCAAATGACCAAAAAGGTCCTTTACCGGTGGAGCAGGATTCCTCCGAAGACAGCTCTAAGCAGGGTGTGCATCCATCCGTGATGAAATGTGCTGCAGatgcatttcaaattcttatgaCTGATTCTGAAAATTGTCTATGCCGAAAATTCCACGCAACAATACGGCCACTTTATAAGCAACGTTTTTATTCAACCATAATGCCAATTCTGCAATCGTTGATTATGAAATCTGAGTCATCATTTTCAAG ATCAATGCTGTGCCGGGCTTGTGCATACATTATATCAGATACTCCTGTAGTAGTTATCTTGAATGAAGCCAAGAAG GTAATTCCAATATTGATGGAGGGATTATCTGTGTTATGTAATGATGTTTTGGATAAACAAATTCTGTACAGTCTCGTGCTGGTCTTATCTGGAATATTGACAGAAAAAAATG GACAAGAGGCAATCCTTGAGTGCGCACATAT
- the LOC123212251 gene encoding MMS19 nucleotide excision repair protein homolog isoform X2, with protein sequence MLTFCIVEVVVRVFPDDLLASFASDLFEILGCYFPIHFTHSMGEDFDVKRDDLSTALMRAFSSTPLFAPFAIPLLLEKLSSSLPSAKVDSLKYLSSCTLTYGADCIAKHAGAIWSSIKDVIYFSLEHTLSFGLESLDGPGFQENAILQEALTLLQIVIKQNTDLFLSQIIADEDINFILKSISNFNSYNKIPMQSKQKLHAVGCILSVSVKASLSSCIRVIESFFPTLVNALGLSVRNLPQDCFPSDNYVFAERLNHAALYLCIELIAACRDVVSGSEQFMTESGFAHEKWCCLIQSFSVSLTKAFTFTLAKSAKEDAYDADAYFGVKGLLILGTFPGGFFTISKSIFEDILLTLTSIITLDFEKTLLWKLALKALVYIGVSVDRCHESEKKLSYMGIVIDKIVSLASFHDFSMPLPLKLEAISEIGASGANYLLKIVQGLEEAIFDNLSEISIHGNSQSAEIVVQLLECYSDKVFPRIHETGSFEEVSLRFALNIWGLLENCVAFSVQAHENGLLDATMKAMKLAIASCSVETQTIIVQRAYNVLSSGTSFPLKEPMVAIPIQLKGLQLTQEIDIGSSRDEWIYSLFASVIIALRPQTHIPNVRLVLQLFMTTMLKGNVPAAQALGSMVNKFVLNTNVIDVSSTCTLEEAMDIIFNMSLCSFDDIASSRIYGRMNNGGEMCLNSICRGVVNGRSLQIHAVTGLAWIGKGLLMRGHEKVKDITMILLECLLSNDQKGPLPVEQDSSEDSSKQGVHPSVMKCAADAFQILMTDSENCLCRKFHATIRPLYKQRFYSTIMPILQSLIMKSESSFSRSMLCRACAYIISDTPVVVILNEAKKVIPILMEGLSVLCNDVLDKQILYSLVLVLSGILTEKNGQEAILECAHIIINHLIGLISYSHMMLVRETAIQCLIAMSSLPQARIYPMRVQVLKAISKALDDPKRAVRQEAVRCQHAWAPVVSRNLQF encoded by the exons ATGCTAACTTTTTGCATTGTTGAGGTTGTGGTGCGAGTATTTCCAGATGATCTGCTTGCAAGTTTTGCTAGCGacctttttgaaattttaggctGTTACTTCCCAATTCATTTTACGCAT TCTATGGGTGAAGACTTTGATGTGAAAAGGGATGATCTTTCAACTGCATTGATG CGAGCATTTTCCTCCACTCCTCTTTTTGCTCCCTTTGCCATTCCATTGCTCCTTGaaaaactttcttcttctttgccatCAGCAAAG GTTGATTCTCTGAAGTACCTCAGCAGTTGTACACTGACATATGGTGCAGACTGTATAGCGAAACATGCTGGAGCAATCTGGTCTTCGATAAAAGATGTGATATACTTTTCACTGGAGCATACTCTGTCCTTTGGTTTGGAATCACTGGATGGCCCTGGCTTTCAGGAGAATGCAATTTTACAAGAAGCTCTAACTCTTTTGCAGATAGTTATCAAGCAAAACACTGATTTGTTTTTAAGTCAGATTATAGCTGATgaagatataaattttattttaaaatccatctctaattttaatagttaCAATAAAATTCCTATGCAAAGCAAGCAGAAACTACATGCAGTTGGTTGTATCCTTTCTGTCTCTGTCAAGGCTTCTCTTTCCTCCTGCATTAGAGTTATTGAAAGTTTCTTCCCCACCCTGGTGAATGCTTTGGGGCTTTCAGTCAGAAACTTGCCTCAGGATTGCTTTCCAAGTGATAATTATGTGTTTGCTGAAAGGCTTAATCATGCAGCTCTTTATCTCTGCATTGAACTTATTGCAGCATGCCGAGATGTAGTATCAGGCTCTGAACAATTCATGACAGAGTCTGGCTTTGCACATGAGAAATGGTGTTGCTTGATTCAGAGCTTTTCTGTTTCATTAACTAAGGCCTTCACTTTTACCTTGGCAAAGAGCGCAAAAGAAGATGCTTATGATGCAGATGCATATTTTGGAG TGAAGGGTTTGCTGATTCTGGGCACATTCCCTGGTGGTTTTTTCACAATATCAAAATCCATATTTGAGGATATTTTATTGACATTGACATCAATTATTACTTTGGACTTCGAGAAGACTTTGTTGTGGAAGCTGGCGCTAAAGGCACTAGTGTACATTGGTGTCTCTGTTGATAGATGTCATGAATCTGAGAAGAAACTGAGCTACATGGGTATTGTCATAGACAAGATTGTTTCATTGGCGTCTTTCCATGATTTTAGTATGCCATTGCCTCTCAAATTGGAAGCAATTTCTGAGATTGGTGCAAGTGGAGCAAATTATTTGCTGAAAATTGTTCAAGGACTAGAAGAAGCTATATTTGACAATTTGTCTGAGATTTCT ATCCATGGGAATTCTCAGTCAGCTGAAATCGTGGTTCAGCTTTTGGAATGCTACTCAGATAAGGTGTTTCCACG GATCCATGAAACTGGAAGCTTTGAGGAAGTTTCGCTGAGGTTTGCTCTAAATATTTGGGGCCTTCTTGAAAATTGTGTGGCCTTCAGTGTCCAGGCTCATGAAAAT GGGCTTCTTGATGCTACAATGAAGGCGATGAAGCTAGCCATTGCAAGTTGTTCAGTAGAGACTCAGACCATAATAGTTCAAAGAGCTTACAATGTACTTTCATCAGGCACTTCTTTTCCATTGAAGGAGCCAATGGTCGCCATTCCAATCCAACTGAAAGGACTACAGCTTACTCAAGAGATAGACATTGGTTCCAGTAGAGATGAATGGATATATTCACTATTTGCATCAGTAATTATAGCACTTCGTCCTCAAACACACATTCCGAATGTGAGGCTGGTATTACAGCTATTTATGACAACCATGCTCAAGGGTAATGTTCCAGCAGCTCAGGCATTGGGTTCCATGGTTAACAAATTTGTTCTGAACACCAATGTAATAGATGTATCAAGTACATGTACCTTGGAAGAAGCCATGGATATAATTTTCAACATGAGTTTATGTAGCTTTGATGATATTGCTTCTTCAAGGATATATGGTAGGATGAATAATGGTGGTGAGATGTGTCTTAACAGTATTTGCCGTGGTGTTGTAAATGGTAGATCTCTTCAAATCCATGCAGTCACTGGGCTGGCATGGATTGGAAAAGGTTTGCTTATGCGGGGGCATGAAAAAGTTAAAGACATAACTATGATTCTCTTAGAGTGCTTATTATCAAATGACCAAAAAGGTCCTTTACCGGTGGAGCAGGATTCCTCCGAAGACAGCTCTAAGCAGGGTGTGCATCCATCCGTGATGAAATGTGCTGCAGatgcatttcaaattcttatgaCTGATTCTGAAAATTGTCTATGCCGAAAATTCCACGCAACAATACGGCCACTTTATAAGCAACGTTTTTATTCAACCATAATGCCAATTCTGCAATCGTTGATTATGAAATCTGAGTCATCATTTTCAAG ATCAATGCTGTGCCGGGCTTGTGCATACATTATATCAGATACTCCTGTAGTAGTTATCTTGAATGAAGCCAAGAAG GTAATTCCAATATTGATGGAGGGATTATCTGTGTTATGTAATGATGTTTTGGATAAACAAATTCTGTACAGTCTCGTGCTGGTCTTATCTGGAATATTGACAGAAAAAAATG GACAAGAGGCAATCCTTGAGTGCGCACATAT